The Sebastes umbrosus isolate fSebUmb1 chromosome 10, fSebUmb1.pri, whole genome shotgun sequence nucleotide sequence tttatttattttatttattttatttattttatttatttattttattttgttttatttattaatttattttattttgttttgttttatttattttgttttaacaataataataataataataatattgttttatatgtatcatttttaaaaaaaaattaaattgagGTTTGTTTTAAATTGTCTCTTTAAAATAATTTCCAATGCAAATCTTTAAattactataattattattattattatcattgttattattattattattattattattattattattattgttgttgttgttgttttatatgtatctttattacatttctaaaattaaggttttgttttacattatgCAATTTCTTGTTAATAGTTTCCAATGcagatttttaaattattatttataattattattattattcattttatttttaaattaagtaattgtttgttaataatttccaatgcacacctttaaaatattattattataattattattcatcttatttctatttttattttatatattctttattaattatatttttttaatcaaggttttgttttaaattatgtaatttttttgtaaataactTCCAATGCATATCTTTGAAATCAATGAAATTTGATCACTTTCATCTTTGAATAGTAccctgtatgtatttatgtgtgtgtgttggttacAGGGTCGGTTTACCATCGCAGCCAAACATCACATCACTATAGCAGAGATTTATGAGGCTGAGCTGGTCGATATTGAGAAGGTATGTGAGGGGGGGTGAATAAATATTTTCAGTTTCCCTTACTCagtcttttatatttttgttgaaTATAAATGATGATCTTCTGTGCTgacttgtgtgttttgttttcaggcCATCGCCCACTATGAGCAGGCAGCAGACTACTACAAGGGAGAAGAATCTAACAGGTAAATGTGCtgaacgattagtcgattaatcaatcaGTCTGTCAACAATCTATTCATTGTTTAAGTCTATTTTTAagcaaaacatttgaacattttctgctcttcctcctcttatATTACAGCGatgtgaatatctttgggttttggactgttggtcagacagaAAAAAGATATTTGAAGATGTATATGTTACAATATATAATCAtgcatgtatataaatatatatttcgtCACTACGGAGCTGAGTTGTTTGACAATGACAGTGCATATTGTTGACTGTGGTGCAGTGAGTCCCATTAAAAGCTGCAGCTCTGTAACAATAAGACAAGGTGGTCAGTGAACGACTCCCATAGATTCATTACAGCGAAGCCCGATGATCTTTACAGAAGAGTAGCACGTCATCCATCATCTAAATGAGACTAATCTACAAAAGCTCGGCCTGGAAAATATTCCTGTATTATACTTCCAGGCGGTGAGAATGATGGTGGAAACAATAGTGACGCACATATGAGCCGTTAACTCGTTagtttctttgtttgtgtgtttcagctccGCCAACAAATGTCTCCTGAAGGTCGGACACTACAGCGCTCAGCTGGAGCAGTACCAGAAAGCTATTGAAATCTATGAACAGGTAACAGCTGAGTGCACGCCGTTTGTAAAGTAATCGCTTGTTttagtatatatactatatataaacagGATCAGGGCACAGTGAAGAACTGAACAGTTCTGAAAAGCTATATcccagagccttccctctctgctaaacagcctcgtcctgcattagaaaagttaaaacaacaggaaataatctgctcaaaattcatctaAGTCACTTGTTTTAAACAAgattcctgcagttattgcgttcccTACTTGGGTTAATTATACTGTTTATTAGTTGTTATTGTTACACagtgaatataatatgaaatatccatcaAATATTTGGTATATAATGGTTTGGTTAATATGTGTAATGTGTGGTTGTGATGTGCTTTAGTACTACTACGGAGGCAGCTATATGATAAGACGCTATGTCATGTGGGCAGCATTTGAATCCAAGACTAACTTCCCTATGGGTATAAAgtatatcgtatcgtattgtacaTGTGAAAGCTCATAAGAGATATTTTTATCATCTTATCTGATCACATGCTGTCATTCagtgtgtttctgcatgtgtgtgtgtttcaggttgCTATGAGCACCATGGACAACCCTCTGCTGAAGTACAACGCTAAAGAGTATTTCTTCAAGGCTTCGCTGTGTCATTTCATAGTGGACGAGCTGAACGCCAAGGTAACACACCTGTGTGCACACCGGGGAGATTGGATCTTTCAGACcccattcagaggtggtctgggccacattgTTTTAGcatagtgaatgtgtcctgggtcACATTAAGGACATCTACTCAGCTGACACGTGTGTTACTCACCGAAGTGATCCACAACAGCTTATGATGGAACAGTGTTGTTTCCCCTATATTCATTCTGAAGCAGCGTTGTGAAAATGTCAGACAGACACTTacacacttgtgtgtgtgtgtgtgtgtgtgtgtgtgtgtgcgtgtgtgtgtgtgtgtgttgcagctcGCCATAGAAAAGTACGAGGAGATGTTTCCAGCCTTCTCAGACTCCAGAGAGCTCAAACTCTTAAAggtaagtttattttttttctccatctctctctcaccatttttattc carries:
- the napba gene encoding N-ethylmaleimide-sensitive factor attachment protein, beta a isoform X2, with protein sequence MHSVRPLGSTCSCRTNWTPPPASSTPATPTRRPTHKGRFTIAAKHHITIAEIYEAELVDIEKAIAHYEQAADYYKGEESNSSANKCLLKVGHYSAQLEQYQKAIEIYEQVAMSTMDNPLLKYNAKEYFFKASLCHFIVDELNAKLAIEKYEEMFPAFSDSRELKLLKKLLDSHEEQNSEAFTEAVKEYDSVSRLDQWLTTMLLRIKKTIAGDAGDLK